One region of Ptiloglossa arizonensis isolate GNS036 chromosome 8, iyPtiAriz1_principal, whole genome shotgun sequence genomic DNA includes:
- the LOC143150547 gene encoding rap guanine nucleotide exchange factor 2 isoform X11, producing MIVIDYSEVHGGRMHRPPHPHPITDHRQVNLVFDDTFSQGLTSRPELYQKSNRSSHSSDTSSAYSGSDTMTSVQSSLDADADEVDLSGLVESIVDSDEEEDLAESMDSLTVRDPVRECLEKDPMERTEDDIETLLEFTQQLKAFTNMTLAVRRALCAVMVFAVVERAGMIVLNDGEELDSWSVLINGAVEIEHSNGEIEQLHLGDSFGILPTMERLLHRGVMRTKCDDCQFVCVTQADYFRIQHQGEENTRRHEENGRVILVTELRGALDGGARRGHVVIRGTPERLMLQLIEENSITDPTYIEDFLLTHRTFIDSPLFVASQLLEWFDQAQVRDRVARVVLLWVNNHFTDFETDPAMMEFLEAFEAGLEREKMQGQQRLLNIACAAKARTRNVTLARPTRDEVLHFSIVGGYERGFGIFISKVDKKSKAEDVGLKRGDQILEVNGQSFEHVNHARALEILRGSTHLSITVKSNLLAFKEMLQMPDDSSKPRGRANKPEISRLQTDARARLSTHVDPITPVNALNPLVGGVPLLIPDSNVSPCKDAKKEHKGFMTLGPKRRLQKALMKMNILPKNTINDGVHVDDSLAPPHTPPGTGHSQTTTNLYHSKSNPDLTSLYCYDDLRAPDYPEHVLKVYKADQTCKYLLIHKETTAHEVVMLALQEFGITESSSNFSLAEVSVGEGGMIKQRRLPDQLQNLAERIGLSSRYYLKTNGISETLVADEQAPELIRESQVHFLQLNAVEVAIQLTLQDFSIFRQIESTEYVDDLFELKSRYGVPMLRQFAELVNREMFWVVTEVCSEHNLVRRSKIIKQFIKIARQCKECKNFNSMFAIVSGLGHGAVSRLRASWEKLSSKYQRLFSDLQELMDPSRNMSKYRQLVASEQTQPPIIPFYPVVKKDLTFIHLGNDSRVEGLVNFEKLRMIAKEVRTLTNMCSSPYDLSIMLERGGQPPSSAMVALNQMTTGNQVLHCPGGQTATVKRRKKSTAAPNPKKMFEEAQMVRRVKAYLANMKVITDEERLHGLSVDCEPHAGAVAVAAAVPLSASRGRRHPSPTLSTTSSASSTSEGRKSIQGTKFGAASPQAVRKILALSDPHKTRPYQPKHCPPPLPVPGLALHSSGLEPSPGAPRRVGSGSRVPMHERSHSDTPSSLPPPVDLSAESSSVTSLSNLQPLRKTLTSGSVTSSDSGHSTQLDSHSGSSVEAGGSPPPPQRRHSAMQGSVLRGGAPPFPHAVAVLPPLPANHNQNHNHNHHHHHHHHHQHYYDHHHHQPQNPQGTTGLGVGVGLGVPAGLPPQGAGATIMTTMTTVTTMTSMTTMRPGAVGSSQCRQPPAYKVAAQMARLHRLGRAHSHEGVTYRTEHEDDDEDAQVSAV from the exons atcGACTACTCGGAAGTGCATGGAGGAAGGATGCATCGGCCACCGCACCCTCATCCCATAACCGACCATCGACAGGTCAACTTGGTCTTCGATGACACG ttTTCTCAAGGCCTGACTAGCAGGCCAGAGCTGTACCAAAAGTCCAATAGAAGCAGCCATTCGAGTGACACCAGTTCGGCGTACAGTGGTTCGGACACAATGACATCTGTGCAAAGTTCAttggacgcggacgcggacgaggTTGATCTTTCGGGGCTCGTCGAATCCATAGTGGATAGCGACGAAGAGGAAGATCTTGCAGAGAGCATGGAC AGTCTGACAGTCCGTGATCCTGTCAGAGAATGTTTAGAAAAAGATCCTATGGAAAGAACAGAGGACGATATAGAAACATTGTTAGAATTCACGCAACAATTGAAGGCCTTTACAAATATGACTCTGGCAGTGAGAAGAGCGCTGTGCGCTGTGATGGTGTTTGCGGTGGTTGAACGTGCCGGTATGATAGTTTTAAACGATGGCGAAGAATTGGACAGTTGGAGTGTGCTTATCAATGGTGCTGTCGAAATCGAGCATAGTAATGGAGAAATTGAACAACTGCACCTTGGTGATAGTTTTGGAATCTTGCCCACTATGGAAAGACTTTTGCATAGAGGTGTCATGAGGACAAA ATGCGATGACTGCCAGTTTGTATGTGTCACGCAAGCAGACTATTTTAGAATTCAACATCAAGGTGAAGAAAATACTAGGAGGCACGAAGAAAATGGAAGAGTGATTCTAGTAACAGAGTTAAGGGGTGCTTTGGATGGAGGAGCGCGCAGGGGTCATGTCGTTATTCGTGGAACTCCTGAACGTTTAATGTTACAACTTATCGAAGAAAACAGTATTACCGATCCCACATATATAGAAGATTTCTTATTAACCCATCGAACATTTATCGATAGTCCTTTATTCGTTGCGAGTCAATTGTTAGAGTGGTTCGACCAAGCACAAGTCAGAGACAGAGTTGCTCGAGTGGTACTTCTCTGGGTAAATAATCATTTTACGGACTTTGAAACCGATCCAGCCATGATGGAATTTTTAGAAGCATTCGAAGCTGGTTTGGAAAGAGAGAAAATGCAAGGACAACAAAG ATTATTAAACATTGCTTGCGCGGCAAAAGCGAGAACGCGGAATGTAACGTTAGCGAGGCCCACTAGGGACGAGGTCCTGCATTTTAGTATTGTAGGTGGTTACGAAAGAGGTTTTGGCATCTTCATTTCAAAAGTTGATAAAAAGTCAAAGGCTGAAGATGTCGGTTTAAAACGGGGTGATCAAATTTTAGAAGTAAATGGTCAAAGTTTTGAGCACGTGAATCATGCCAGAGCTCTTGAAATTTTAAGAGGATCCACTCATCTCAGTATAACTGTCAAATCAAATTTACTTG CGTttaaagaaatgcttcagaTGCCAGACGATTCATCGAAGCCGCGAGGAAGAGCAAACAAACCCGAAATTTCAAGACTTCAAACCGATGCACGTGCAAGGTTGTCCACGCATGTGGACCCAATAACCCCCGTAAATGCGCTAAACCCACTAGTGGGTGGTGTTCCACTGTTAATTCCTGATTCCAATGTCTCCCCCTGTAAAGATGCTAAAAAGGAACATAAAGGATTTATGACGCTTGGACCGAAAAGGAGATTACAAAAAGCTCTCATGAAAATGAACATACTGCCAAAGAATACCATTAA CGACGGTGTACACGTAGACGATTCTCTCGCACCTCCTCATACACCACCGGGAACAGGACATTCACAGACCACCACTAACCTTTATCACTCCAAAAGTAATCCTGACCTTACATCGTTATATTGTTACGATGACTTACGGGCGCCTGATTATCCTGAACACGTTTTGAAAGTTTATAAAGCTGATCAAACTTGTAAATACCTTCTTATTCACAAAGAAACAACGGCACACGAG GTGGTAATGCTTGCTCTTCAGGAGTTCGGTATAACGGAGAGCAGCTCGAACTTCTCTTTAGCTGAAGTTAGCGTTGGAGAAGGGGGTATGATTAAGCAACGAAGGTTACCCGATCAGTTACAGAATCTCGCAGAAAGAATCGGTTTAAGTTCtcgatattatttaaaaaccAACGGTATCTCGGAGACCCTCGTAGCCGATGAACAAGCGCCTGAACTCATTCGTGAATCTCAGGTTCATTTCTTACAGCTGAACGCTGTGGAAGTTGCTATTCAGCTGACTTTACAAGATTTTAGTATATTCAG GCAAATTGAATCTACGGAGTACGTGGatgatttattcgaattaaaaagtAGATACGGAGTACCTATGCTCAGACAATTTGCAGAACTAGTCAACAGAGAAATGTTTTGGGTTGTAACAGAAGTTTGTTCTGAACACAACCTTGTTCGAcgtagtaaaataataaaacaattcaTAAAAATAGCTC GCCAATGTAAGGAGTGCAAAAATTTCAACTCCATGTTTGCAATTGTATCTGGTTTGGGCCACGGAGCTGTGTCAAGATTACGAGCTTCCTGGGAAAAATTGTCAAGTAAATATCAGAGGCTATTCAGCGATTTACAGGAACTAATGGATCCTAGCCGTAACATGAGCAAGTATCGACAATTAGTGGCGTCTGAACAAACACAACCTCCCATA ATTCCATTTTATCCCGTGGTAAAGAAAGACTTGACGTTCATACATCTCGGTAACGATTCGAGAGTAGAGGGGTTGGTGAACTTCGAGAAGCTGAGAATGATCGCGAAGGAAGTAAGAACGTTAACGAACATGTGTTCTTCGCCTTACGATTTATCGATAATGTTAGAAAGAGGCGGTCAGCCACCTAGTTCTGCCATGGTCGCGTTAAATCAAATGACCACTGGCAACCaag tattacattgtccAGGAGGACAGACTGCAACTGTGAAAAGGCGGAAAAAATCTACCGCTGCGCCCAACCCAAAGAAGATGTTCGAGGAAGCGCAGATGGTTAGAAGAGTGAAAGCGTACCTCGCGAATATGAAAGTGATAACGGACGAGGAACGATTACACGGTCTTTCGGTGGACTGCGAACCTCATGCAGGAGCTGTTGCAGTAGCTGCAGCGGTACCGCTTAGCGCAAGTAGAGGAAGAAGGCATCCTTCTCCCACGTTGTCGACCACGAGTAGCGCCAGCAGCACCAGTGAAGGTAGAAAGAGTATACAAg GTACAAAGTTCGGAGCAGCCTCGCCACAGGCAGTGAGAAAAATATTGGCGCTCTCCGACCCCCATAAAACACGTCCGTACCAACCTAAACACTGTCCACCACCACTTCCAGTACCAGGATTAGCTTTGCATTCCAGCGGACTGGAGCCTAGTCCTGGTGCACCTAGGAGAGTAGGATCTGGTAGCAGAGTTCCTATGCATGAGAGATCCCATAGCGATACTCCTTCCAGTTTACCACCACCCGTTGATCTCAGCGCTGAAAGTAGTAGCGTGACCAGCTTGAGCAATCTTCAGCCGTTAAGAAAAACGTTGACCAGCG GTTCGGTGACGAGCAGTGACAGTGGTCACAGTACACAGCTGGACAGCCACAGTGGAAGCAGTGTGGAAGCCGGTGGCAGTCCACCGCCACCTCAAAGACGGCACTCCGCCATGCAAG GGTCTGTTTTGAGAGGTGGTGCACCTCCGTTCCCTCACGCGGTAGCAGTGTTACCTCCGCTTCCTGCCAACCACAACCAGAATCACAACCAcaatcatcatcatcaccaccaccaccaccaccaacatTATTACGATCATCACCATCACCAACCCCAAAATCCTCAAG GTACTACGGGATTAGGAGTAGGCGTGGGTCTCGGAGTACCGGCGGGACTACCACCCCAGGGAGCCGGCGCGACGATtatgacgacgatgacgaccgtGACTACCATGACGTCGATGACGACGATGCGTCCAGGAGCTGTCGGTAGCTCACAGTGCCGTCAACCGCCTGCGTACAAAGTCGCTGCACAGATGGCGAGGTTGCACAGGCTTGGCCGTGCTCACAGCCACGAGGGTGTTACCTACAGGACCGAGCACGAAGATG aCGATGAGGACGCCCAAGTGTCGGCGGTTTAA
- the LOC143150547 gene encoding rap guanine nucleotide exchange factor 6 isoform X5: MTDYLDPHFVRALCRDPERRSLQDLQIIYYGLLDLEALRSYRDSNLRGLCKLVRYERHHANHVLYYTGELATSWYILLSGSVFIDGSMFLPCSSFGKRTGGSARRPNECFVLEPSEMIVIDYSEVHGGRMHRPPHPHPITDHRQVNLVFDDTFSQGLTSRPELYQKSNRSSHSSDTSSAYSGSDTMTSVQSSLDADADEVDLSGLVESIVDSDEEEDLAESMDSLTVRDPVRECLEKDPMERTEDDIETLLEFTQQLKAFTNMTLAVRRALCAVMVFAVVERAGMIVLNDGEELDSWSVLINGAVEIEHSNGEIEQLHLGDSFGILPTMERLLHRGVMRTKCDDCQFVCVTQADYFRIQHQGEENTRRHEENGRVILVTELRGALDGGARRGHVVIRGTPERLMLQLIEENSITDPTYIEDFLLTHRTFIDSPLFVASQLLEWFDQAQVRDRVARVVLLWVNNHFTDFETDPAMMEFLEAFEAGLEREKMQGQQRLLNIACAAKARTRNVTLARPTRDEVLHFSIVGGYERGFGIFISKVDKKSKAEDVGLKRGDQILEVNGQSFEHVNHARALEILRGSTHLSITVKSNLLAFKEMLQMPDDSSKPRGRANKPEISRLQTDARARLSTHVDPITPVNALNPLVGGVPLLIPDSNVSPCKDAKKEHKGFMTLGPKRRLQKALMKMNILPKNTINDGVHVDDSLAPPHTPPGTGHSQTTTNLYHSKSNPDLTSLYCYDDLRAPDYPEHVLKVYKADQTCKYLLIHKETTAHEVVMLALQEFGITESSSNFSLAEVSVGEGGMIKQRRLPDQLQNLAERIGLSSRYYLKTNGISETLVADEQAPELIRESQVHFLQLNAVEVAIQLTLQDFSIFRQIESTEYVDDLFELKSRYGVPMLRQFAELVNREMFWVVTEVCSEHNLVRRSKIIKQFIKIARQCKECKNFNSMFAIVSGLGHGAVSRLRASWEKLSSKYQRLFSDLQELMDPSRNMSKYRQLVASEQTQPPIIPFYPVVKKDLTFIHLGNDSRVEGLVNFEKLRMIAKEVRTLTNMCSSPYDLSIMLERGGQPPSSAMVALNQMTTGNQGGQTATVKRRKKSTAAPNPKKMFEEAQMVRRVKAYLANMKVITDEERLHGLSVDCEPHAGAVAVAAAVPLSASRGRRHPSPTLSTTSSASSTSEGRKSIQGTKFGAASPQAVRKILALSDPHKTRPYQPKHCPPPLPVPGLALHSSGLEPSPGAPRRVGSGSRVPMHERSHSDTPSSLPPPVDLSAESSSVTSLSNLQPLRKTLTSGSVTSSDSGHSTQLDSHSGSSVEAGGSPPPPQRRHSAMQGSVLRGGAPPFPHAVAVLPPLPANHNQNHNHNHHHHHHHHHQHYYDHHHHQPQNPQGTTGLGVGVGLGVPAGLPPQGAGATIMTTMTTVTTMTSMTTMRPGAVGSSQCRQPPAYKVAAQMARLHRLGRAHSHEGVTYRTEHEDDDEDAQVSAV; this comes from the exons atcGACTACTCGGAAGTGCATGGAGGAAGGATGCATCGGCCACCGCACCCTCATCCCATAACCGACCATCGACAGGTCAACTTGGTCTTCGATGACACG ttTTCTCAAGGCCTGACTAGCAGGCCAGAGCTGTACCAAAAGTCCAATAGAAGCAGCCATTCGAGTGACACCAGTTCGGCGTACAGTGGTTCGGACACAATGACATCTGTGCAAAGTTCAttggacgcggacgcggacgaggTTGATCTTTCGGGGCTCGTCGAATCCATAGTGGATAGCGACGAAGAGGAAGATCTTGCAGAGAGCATGGAC AGTCTGACAGTCCGTGATCCTGTCAGAGAATGTTTAGAAAAAGATCCTATGGAAAGAACAGAGGACGATATAGAAACATTGTTAGAATTCACGCAACAATTGAAGGCCTTTACAAATATGACTCTGGCAGTGAGAAGAGCGCTGTGCGCTGTGATGGTGTTTGCGGTGGTTGAACGTGCCGGTATGATAGTTTTAAACGATGGCGAAGAATTGGACAGTTGGAGTGTGCTTATCAATGGTGCTGTCGAAATCGAGCATAGTAATGGAGAAATTGAACAACTGCACCTTGGTGATAGTTTTGGAATCTTGCCCACTATGGAAAGACTTTTGCATAGAGGTGTCATGAGGACAAA ATGCGATGACTGCCAGTTTGTATGTGTCACGCAAGCAGACTATTTTAGAATTCAACATCAAGGTGAAGAAAATACTAGGAGGCACGAAGAAAATGGAAGAGTGATTCTAGTAACAGAGTTAAGGGGTGCTTTGGATGGAGGAGCGCGCAGGGGTCATGTCGTTATTCGTGGAACTCCTGAACGTTTAATGTTACAACTTATCGAAGAAAACAGTATTACCGATCCCACATATATAGAAGATTTCTTATTAACCCATCGAACATTTATCGATAGTCCTTTATTCGTTGCGAGTCAATTGTTAGAGTGGTTCGACCAAGCACAAGTCAGAGACAGAGTTGCTCGAGTGGTACTTCTCTGGGTAAATAATCATTTTACGGACTTTGAAACCGATCCAGCCATGATGGAATTTTTAGAAGCATTCGAAGCTGGTTTGGAAAGAGAGAAAATGCAAGGACAACAAAG ATTATTAAACATTGCTTGCGCGGCAAAAGCGAGAACGCGGAATGTAACGTTAGCGAGGCCCACTAGGGACGAGGTCCTGCATTTTAGTATTGTAGGTGGTTACGAAAGAGGTTTTGGCATCTTCATTTCAAAAGTTGATAAAAAGTCAAAGGCTGAAGATGTCGGTTTAAAACGGGGTGATCAAATTTTAGAAGTAAATGGTCAAAGTTTTGAGCACGTGAATCATGCCAGAGCTCTTGAAATTTTAAGAGGATCCACTCATCTCAGTATAACTGTCAAATCAAATTTACTTG CGTttaaagaaatgcttcagaTGCCAGACGATTCATCGAAGCCGCGAGGAAGAGCAAACAAACCCGAAATTTCAAGACTTCAAACCGATGCACGTGCAAGGTTGTCCACGCATGTGGACCCAATAACCCCCGTAAATGCGCTAAACCCACTAGTGGGTGGTGTTCCACTGTTAATTCCTGATTCCAATGTCTCCCCCTGTAAAGATGCTAAAAAGGAACATAAAGGATTTATGACGCTTGGACCGAAAAGGAGATTACAAAAAGCTCTCATGAAAATGAACATACTGCCAAAGAATACCATTAA CGACGGTGTACACGTAGACGATTCTCTCGCACCTCCTCATACACCACCGGGAACAGGACATTCACAGACCACCACTAACCTTTATCACTCCAAAAGTAATCCTGACCTTACATCGTTATATTGTTACGATGACTTACGGGCGCCTGATTATCCTGAACACGTTTTGAAAGTTTATAAAGCTGATCAAACTTGTAAATACCTTCTTATTCACAAAGAAACAACGGCACACGAG GTGGTAATGCTTGCTCTTCAGGAGTTCGGTATAACGGAGAGCAGCTCGAACTTCTCTTTAGCTGAAGTTAGCGTTGGAGAAGGGGGTATGATTAAGCAACGAAGGTTACCCGATCAGTTACAGAATCTCGCAGAAAGAATCGGTTTAAGTTCtcgatattatttaaaaaccAACGGTATCTCGGAGACCCTCGTAGCCGATGAACAAGCGCCTGAACTCATTCGTGAATCTCAGGTTCATTTCTTACAGCTGAACGCTGTGGAAGTTGCTATTCAGCTGACTTTACAAGATTTTAGTATATTCAG GCAAATTGAATCTACGGAGTACGTGGatgatttattcgaattaaaaagtAGATACGGAGTACCTATGCTCAGACAATTTGCAGAACTAGTCAACAGAGAAATGTTTTGGGTTGTAACAGAAGTTTGTTCTGAACACAACCTTGTTCGAcgtagtaaaataataaaacaattcaTAAAAATAGCTC GCCAATGTAAGGAGTGCAAAAATTTCAACTCCATGTTTGCAATTGTATCTGGTTTGGGCCACGGAGCTGTGTCAAGATTACGAGCTTCCTGGGAAAAATTGTCAAGTAAATATCAGAGGCTATTCAGCGATTTACAGGAACTAATGGATCCTAGCCGTAACATGAGCAAGTATCGACAATTAGTGGCGTCTGAACAAACACAACCTCCCATA ATTCCATTTTATCCCGTGGTAAAGAAAGACTTGACGTTCATACATCTCGGTAACGATTCGAGAGTAGAGGGGTTGGTGAACTTCGAGAAGCTGAGAATGATCGCGAAGGAAGTAAGAACGTTAACGAACATGTGTTCTTCGCCTTACGATTTATCGATAATGTTAGAAAGAGGCGGTCAGCCACCTAGTTCTGCCATGGTCGCGTTAAATCAAATGACCACTGGCAACCaag GAGGACAGACTGCAACTGTGAAAAGGCGGAAAAAATCTACCGCTGCGCCCAACCCAAAGAAGATGTTCGAGGAAGCGCAGATGGTTAGAAGAGTGAAAGCGTACCTCGCGAATATGAAAGTGATAACGGACGAGGAACGATTACACGGTCTTTCGGTGGACTGCGAACCTCATGCAGGAGCTGTTGCAGTAGCTGCAGCGGTACCGCTTAGCGCAAGTAGAGGAAGAAGGCATCCTTCTCCCACGTTGTCGACCACGAGTAGCGCCAGCAGCACCAGTGAAGGTAGAAAGAGTATACAAg GTACAAAGTTCGGAGCAGCCTCGCCACAGGCAGTGAGAAAAATATTGGCGCTCTCCGACCCCCATAAAACACGTCCGTACCAACCTAAACACTGTCCACCACCACTTCCAGTACCAGGATTAGCTTTGCATTCCAGCGGACTGGAGCCTAGTCCTGGTGCACCTAGGAGAGTAGGATCTGGTAGCAGAGTTCCTATGCATGAGAGATCCCATAGCGATACTCCTTCCAGTTTACCACCACCCGTTGATCTCAGCGCTGAAAGTAGTAGCGTGACCAGCTTGAGCAATCTTCAGCCGTTAAGAAAAACGTTGACCAGCG GTTCGGTGACGAGCAGTGACAGTGGTCACAGTACACAGCTGGACAGCCACAGTGGAAGCAGTGTGGAAGCCGGTGGCAGTCCACCGCCACCTCAAAGACGGCACTCCGCCATGCAAG GGTCTGTTTTGAGAGGTGGTGCACCTCCGTTCCCTCACGCGGTAGCAGTGTTACCTCCGCTTCCTGCCAACCACAACCAGAATCACAACCAcaatcatcatcatcaccaccaccaccaccaccaacatTATTACGATCATCACCATCACCAACCCCAAAATCCTCAAG GTACTACGGGATTAGGAGTAGGCGTGGGTCTCGGAGTACCGGCGGGACTACCACCCCAGGGAGCCGGCGCGACGATtatgacgacgatgacgaccgtGACTACCATGACGTCGATGACGACGATGCGTCCAGGAGCTGTCGGTAGCTCACAGTGCCGTCAACCGCCTGCGTACAAAGTCGCTGCACAGATGGCGAGGTTGCACAGGCTTGGCCGTGCTCACAGCCACGAGGGTGTTACCTACAGGACCGAGCACGAAGATG aCGATGAGGACGCCCAAGTGTCGGCGGTTTAA